The Nocardiopsis dassonvillei subsp. dassonvillei DSM 43111 genome contains a region encoding:
- a CDS encoding helix-turn-helix domain-containing protein translates to MTSPTVRRRRLSAELRRHRVRAGMTLSDVADELEWSPAKLGHIETGIRKWPSVMEISALLRLYGVTGGQREAILTLVRESRLRPWWTEYEDVLSSAYVGNEAGAVSVQSYAGILVPDLLQVPDYTAAVARALGHGERTVERMVAAYLKRQEVLDHGGPDLGSSGSLVRYHAIVEEDALQRVSGNRELLRAQTSRIVELATGSDRVTVQLLPTSAGPHPGVAGPFSVLEFDEDEAALAYVEATQGGSIVEAEESVAVCKRVWSELTRIAASPQASLGILRRMALLT, encoded by the coding sequence ATGACCAGCCCCACGGTCCGTCGTCGACGGCTGTCCGCCGAACTCCGCCGCCACCGCGTACGGGCGGGTATGACCCTCAGCGACGTCGCGGACGAGCTGGAGTGGTCCCCGGCCAAGCTCGGACACATCGAGACCGGCATCCGCAAGTGGCCGTCGGTCATGGAGATCTCCGCCCTCCTGCGCCTGTACGGCGTCACCGGAGGGCAGCGGGAGGCCATCCTGACCCTCGTCCGGGAGTCGCGCCTGCGCCCCTGGTGGACCGAGTACGAGGACGTCCTGTCCTCCGCGTACGTGGGCAACGAGGCGGGCGCCGTCTCCGTGCAGTCCTACGCGGGCATACTCGTCCCCGACCTCCTCCAGGTGCCCGACTACACCGCGGCGGTGGCGCGGGCCCTGGGCCACGGCGAGCGCACCGTCGAACGCATGGTGGCCGCCTACCTCAAGCGCCAGGAGGTCCTGGACCACGGCGGCCCCGACCTCGGTTCCTCCGGAAGCCTCGTCCGCTACCACGCCATCGTCGAGGAGGACGCCCTCCAGCGGGTGTCCGGGAACCGAGAACTGCTGCGTGCGCAGACCAGCCGCATCGTGGAGTTGGCCACCGGGTCCGATCGGGTGACGGTCCAGCTGCTGCCGACCTCGGCGGGCCCGCACCCCGGCGTCGCCGGGCCCTTCTCCGTCCTGGAGTTCGACGAGGACGAGGCCGCCCTGGCCTACGTCGAGGCCACCCAGGGCGGCTCCATCGTGGAGGCGGAGGAGTCGGTCGCGGTCTGCAAGAGGGTGTGGTCCGAACTCACGCGGATCGCTGCTTCTCCGCAGGCCAGCCTGGGTATTCTCCGTCGGATGGCGCTGCTGACCTGA
- a CDS encoding DLW-39 family protein, giving the protein MKKIIVLALVALGAFAVYRKIQADRAELDLWTEATAASES; this is encoded by the coding sequence GTGAAGAAGATCATCGTTCTGGCGCTGGTGGCCCTCGGGGCTTTCGCCGTCTACCGCAAGATCCAGGCGGACCGCGCCGAGCTCGACCTGTGGACCGAGGCCACGGCGGCCAGCGAGAGCTGA
- a CDS encoding DUF1707 and DUF4870 domain-containing protein, producing MQDPQYPARRPWEPQARPQIRLTDAERDAAITVLQEAFGRGQLDEEELDERTDRAMRAKFGADLVPLTEDLGVTPAGTPRAAPGPSGRFTGPGGRQRTDSREPLPSTPVDRVVAAVGHAGNYFLPVIAPLLLLLVSDRISPYVRRQAMESLNFQLFCVIAGLTSLALFWLVAPLLVTLAVALGWAILPVVASISSLLGNDWRYPLILRVLKDS from the coding sequence GTGCAGGACCCTCAGTATCCGGCGAGGCGCCCCTGGGAACCGCAGGCCAGGCCGCAGATCCGCCTCACCGACGCCGAACGCGACGCCGCGATCACGGTTCTCCAGGAGGCCTTCGGCCGCGGCCAGCTCGACGAGGAGGAGCTCGACGAGCGCACCGACAGGGCCATGCGGGCCAAGTTCGGGGCCGACCTGGTCCCCCTCACCGAGGACCTGGGCGTCACCCCGGCGGGGACGCCCCGGGCGGCCCCCGGCCCGTCCGGCCGGTTCACCGGCCCGGGAGGCCGCCAGAGGACCGACTCACGTGAGCCCCTGCCGAGCACCCCGGTCGACCGGGTCGTGGCCGCGGTCGGGCACGCGGGGAACTACTTCCTCCCCGTCATCGCGCCCCTCCTGCTCCTCCTCGTGAGCGACAGGATCTCGCCCTACGTGCGGCGCCAGGCCATGGAGTCGCTCAACTTCCAGCTCTTCTGCGTCATCGCCGGACTCACGAGCCTGGCCCTGTTCTGGCTCGTCGCGCCCCTGCTGGTGACGCTGGCGGTCGCCCTGGGCTGGGCGATCCTCCCGGTCGTCGCCAGCATCTCCAGCCTCTTGGGCAACGACTGGCGCTACCCCCTGATCCTGCGCGTCCTCAAGGACTCCTGA
- a CDS encoding peptidylprolyl isomerase encodes MSDSTAQPTARLNTSKGTIVIRLFEKEAPETVANFIGLAEGSKQWVDPTTGKPSNSSLYEGTIFHRVIDGFMIQGGDPLGTGRGGPGYKFKDEIHPNLRFDRPFLLAMANAGPGTNGSQFFVTVDKPYWLDGRHTIFGEVVEGDDVVTAISQVETDSQDRPREDVVINSVEITR; translated from the coding sequence GTGTCCGACTCCACGGCTCAGCCCACCGCGCGGCTGAACACCTCCAAGGGAACCATCGTCATCAGGCTGTTCGAGAAGGAGGCGCCGGAGACGGTCGCCAACTTCATCGGTCTGGCCGAGGGCTCGAAGCAGTGGGTGGACCCCACCACGGGCAAGCCCTCCAACAGCAGCCTCTACGAGGGCACGATCTTCCACCGCGTCATCGACGGTTTCATGATCCAGGGCGGCGACCCGCTCGGCACCGGCCGCGGCGGCCCCGGCTACAAGTTCAAGGACGAGATCCACCCGAACCTGCGCTTCGACCGTCCGTTCCTGCTGGCCATGGCCAACGCGGGCCCCGGCACCAACGGCTCGCAGTTCTTCGTCACCGTGGACAAGCCGTACTGGCTCGACGGCCGCCACACCATCTTCGGCGAGGTCGTCGAGGGGGACGACGTGGTCACCGCGATCTCCCAGGTCGAGACCGACTCCCAGGACCGTCCCCGCGAGGACGTGGTGATCAACAGCGTCGAGATCACCCGATAG
- a CDS encoding rhomboid family intramembrane serine protease has product MTASPPPSGAAPEPERPAPRTCYRHPDRETGVSCSRCERPICPDCMVEASVGFQCPGCVSEGNRGVRRARTAFGGRAVAKPYVTWTILGMMAAGFLAQLGTSTPIGQAGASPLVWEFAMLGIGRVEDGTLLGVLPGEWYRLLTAAFLHGSIFHLLFNGYAMYLLGTQLERWLGHVRFLTLWVLGAFAGSVLSLLAEPNQFSVGASGAIFALFGAVLVIGRRLRLDLRMIGVLLVVNLVLTFVVPNISWTAHIGGLVAGLALGAVFAYLPGRSAGNRARTVTHVLLAAAFAALLVALVVTAPLIILR; this is encoded by the coding sequence ATGACCGCATCCCCACCGCCGTCCGGAGCGGCTCCGGAGCCGGAGCGCCCGGCCCCGCGCACCTGCTACCGCCACCCCGACAGGGAGACGGGGGTCAGCTGCAGCAGGTGCGAGCGGCCGATCTGCCCGGACTGCATGGTCGAGGCGTCCGTGGGCTTCCAGTGCCCCGGGTGCGTCTCGGAGGGGAACCGCGGGGTGCGCCGGGCCAGGACCGCCTTCGGGGGCAGGGCCGTCGCCAAGCCGTACGTCACCTGGACGATCCTCGGCATGATGGCGGCCGGGTTCCTCGCCCAGCTGGGTACGTCCACCCCGATCGGGCAGGCGGGCGCCTCGCCGCTGGTCTGGGAGTTCGCCATGCTCGGCATCGGCCGGGTCGAGGACGGAACCCTGCTCGGGGTGCTCCCGGGCGAGTGGTACCGGCTCCTCACGGCCGCGTTCCTGCACGGCAGCATCTTCCACCTGCTGTTCAACGGGTACGCCATGTACCTGCTGGGAACGCAGCTGGAGCGCTGGCTGGGACACGTCCGCTTCCTGACCCTGTGGGTGCTCGGCGCGTTCGCGGGATCGGTGCTCAGCCTCCTGGCGGAGCCCAACCAGTTCTCGGTCGGCGCCTCCGGAGCGATCTTCGCCCTGTTCGGGGCGGTGCTCGTCATCGGCAGGCGGCTGCGCCTGGACCTGCGCATGATCGGCGTCCTGCTGGTGGTCAACCTCGTGCTGACCTTCGTGGTCCCCAACATCTCGTGGACCGCGCACATCGGCGGGCTGGTCGCCGGGCTCGCGCTCGGCGCCGTGTTCGCCTACCTGCCCGGCAGGTCCGCCGGAAACCGTGCCCGTACGGTCACGCACGTCCTGCTGGCGGCGGCGTTCGCCGCCCTGCTCGTGGCCCTGGTGGTCACGGCGCCGCTGATCATCCTCCGCTGA
- a CDS encoding cell division protein CrgA, with the protein MPKSRSDRKKKAVYTPPPSKEKPKVSPRWLAPAMLGFFTLGILWIAVYYIAGSQIPYMQDWQNWNLLIGFSGIIVAVILSTRWH; encoded by the coding sequence GTGCCCAAGTCCCGCAGCGATCGCAAGAAGAAGGCCGTCTACACACCGCCTCCTTCGAAGGAGAAGCCCAAGGTCAGTCCGCGCTGGCTGGCACCGGCGATGCTCGGCTTCTTCACGCTGGGCATCCTGTGGATCGCCGTCTACTACATCGCGGGCAGCCAGATCCCCTACATGCAGGACTGGCAGAACTGGAACCTGCTGATCGGCTTCAGCGGCATCATCGTGGCCGTCATCCTGTCCACGCGCTGGCACTGA